Proteins encoded together in one Hymenobacter monticola window:
- a CDS encoding STAS domain-containing protein, which produces MKYTIDKKDSYTIITIEEKKLDTTVAPDLKSEFVKLNAEGINNLILDLTNVKYTDSSGLSSILIANRLCNSTGGLLVLTGLQDHVLKLITISKLESVLHILPTVEEGIDRVFLHAIERDLTDKE; this is translated from the coding sequence ATGAAGTACACGATTGATAAAAAAGATAGCTACACCATCATCACCATTGAGGAGAAGAAGCTCGACACCACCGTGGCGCCCGACCTCAAATCGGAGTTTGTGAAGCTGAACGCTGAAGGCATCAACAATTTGATTCTGGACCTCACCAACGTGAAGTACACGGATTCGTCGGGCCTGAGCTCCATTCTGATTGCCAACCGCTTGTGCAACTCCACCGGCGGCCTGCTGGTGCTCACCGGCCTGCAAGACCACGTGCTCAAGCTCATCACCATCAGCAAGCTGGAATCGGTGCTGCACATCCTGCCCACGGTGGAAGAAGGCATTGACCGCGTGTTTCTGCACGCCATCGAGCGCGACCTGACGGACAAGGAGTAG
- a CDS encoding ATP-binding cassette domain-containing protein, translating into MSQLLDNPTGPQVLEADGIRIAFGGQQVLGSVYMRVQTGQIVGLLGRNGSGKSVLLQTIFGARTVADASVRLNGRRVVPAFREPGLLNYLPQEPLLPPSLTLAQAARLLGVDIEAATVRFPELQPQFGQRIGELSGGSARLVQALLLLHADTAFSLFDEPFSGVMPVHVETLAEEMQRLRQRKGLLITDHRYAEVLPLCDVVYLLHQGRLLRLDGDVGEQLRDYGYLAS; encoded by the coding sequence ATGAGCCAATTGCTTGATAATCCGACCGGTCCACAAGTGCTGGAAGCCGACGGCATCCGCATAGCCTTTGGTGGGCAGCAGGTGCTGGGCAGCGTTTACATGCGGGTGCAGACCGGTCAGATTGTGGGCCTGCTGGGCCGCAACGGCAGCGGCAAGTCGGTACTGCTCCAAACCATTTTCGGTGCCCGAACGGTGGCCGATGCCTCCGTGCGCCTGAACGGCCGACGCGTGGTGCCCGCCTTCCGCGAGCCTGGGCTGCTCAACTACCTACCGCAGGAGCCGCTGCTGCCGCCTTCGCTCACGTTGGCCCAGGCCGCGCGGCTGCTGGGAGTTGATATTGAAGCGGCCACGGTCCGGTTTCCGGAGCTGCAACCGCAGTTCGGCCAGCGAATCGGCGAGCTTTCGGGCGGCTCGGCGCGGCTGGTGCAGGCGCTGCTGTTGCTCCACGCCGATACGGCTTTTTCGCTGTTCGATGAGCCATTTTCCGGCGTGATGCCGGTACACGTCGAAACCTTGGCCGAAGAGATGCAGCGCCTCAGGCAGCGCAAGGGCCTGCTCATCACCGACCACCGCTACGCCGAGGTGCTGCCCCTCTGCGACGTGGTGTATCTGCTGCATCAGGGCCGCCTCCTGCGCTTGGATGGCGACGTGGGCGAGCAACTGCGCGACTATGGCTACCTCGCAAGCTGA
- a CDS encoding YitT family protein, producing the protein MMPTDSPPTQFNNAPNSEFKNALFIATGVISAAFGLKSFLLSSHFIDGGVTGVSMLLATGFRLPLSILILVINLPFIALGYNQLGRRFALRSAIGIGGLALVLAVVPFPDVTHDLLLTAVFGGVFIGAGIGLAMRGGAVLDGTEIAALLVSRYLVLLKVSDLILILNVVIFGVAVLVLGTEPALYSMLTYFAAARVLEFVLNGIEQYTGVTIVSEYSNDIRRVITEKLGRGVTMYQGKSGYGKRGEMGIERDIVFTVVTRLELPALRTAVQEVDPRAFIVQYRIDDAQGGIIKKRALH; encoded by the coding sequence ATGATGCCAACCGACTCCCCTCCTACTCAATTCAATAACGCCCCGAACTCTGAGTTCAAGAACGCACTCTTTATTGCCACCGGGGTTATTTCGGCCGCGTTCGGGCTCAAATCTTTCCTGCTTTCGAGCCACTTCATTGATGGCGGCGTCACGGGCGTTTCAATGCTGCTGGCCACGGGCTTCCGGCTGCCGCTGTCCATTCTGATTCTGGTCATCAACCTACCCTTTATTGCCTTGGGCTATAACCAACTGGGCCGGCGCTTTGCCTTGCGCAGCGCCATTGGCATTGGTGGGCTGGCACTGGTGCTGGCCGTGGTTCCCTTCCCCGACGTGACGCACGACCTACTCCTGACGGCCGTGTTCGGGGGGGTATTTATTGGAGCAGGCATTGGGCTGGCCATGCGCGGCGGGGCCGTGCTCGACGGCACCGAAATTGCCGCCCTACTCGTAAGCCGCTACTTGGTGCTGCTCAAAGTCAGCGACTTAATCCTGATTCTCAACGTCGTCATCTTCGGCGTGGCGGTGCTGGTGCTGGGCACCGAGCCGGCCTTGTATTCGATGCTCACGTACTTCGCCGCTGCCCGCGTGCTGGAGTTCGTGCTCAACGGCATCGAGCAGTACACGGGCGTCACCATCGTGTCGGAATACAGCAACGACATCCGCCGGGTCATCACCGAAAAGCTGGGCCGGGGCGTCACGATGTACCAAGGCAAGTCGGGCTACGGCAAGCGCGGCGAAATGGGCATTGAGCGCGACATCGTTTTCACCGTCGTCACGCGCCTGGAGCTGCCCGCCCTGCGCACCGCTGTGCAGGAAGTAGACCCCCGCGCTTTTATCGTGCAGTATCGCATCGACGATGCGCAGGGCGGCATTATCAAGAAGCGGGCGCTGCATTAA
- a CDS encoding ribonuclease Z gives MTFELKILGSASATPTAGRHPTAQVLTVGAASYLIDCGEGTQWQMLEYRVRPHHLRTVFISHLHGDHYFGLFGLLGTMHLQGRTAPLTVVGPPGLDEVLVTQARVSNMQLGFVMEFLPVDTEAHAVVYEDELITVSSLPMRHRIPCAGYLFAEKPRRANLLKEKLPPGLTPAQLARLAQGEDLPADEQQPGLRHADVSTPAPAPRRYAFFSDTLYTPALAEFIQGADLLYHEATFLEELRERAAQTHHSTARQAASMAVAAHAKHLLIGHFSSRYKTLGPLLEEAQAVYPAAELALEGLTVNL, from the coding sequence ATGACCTTCGAGCTGAAGATATTAGGGTCGGCCTCGGCCACGCCTACCGCCGGGCGCCACCCCACGGCGCAGGTGCTCACGGTAGGCGCCGCCAGCTACCTCATTGACTGCGGAGAGGGCACCCAGTGGCAGATGCTCGAATACCGGGTGCGGCCCCACCACCTGCGCACTGTCTTCATCTCCCACCTGCACGGCGACCATTACTTCGGGCTGTTTGGCTTGCTGGGCACTATGCACTTGCAGGGCCGCACCGCGCCGCTCACCGTGGTGGGCCCGCCCGGCCTCGACGAGGTGCTGGTGACGCAAGCGCGGGTGTCAAACATGCAGTTGGGCTTTGTGATGGAGTTCCTTCCCGTCGACACCGAGGCGCACGCCGTGGTGTATGAGGACGAGCTGATTACGGTGTCCTCGCTGCCCATGCGCCACCGCATTCCGTGTGCCGGCTACCTGTTTGCCGAAAAGCCGCGCCGGGCCAACCTGCTGAAAGAGAAGCTGCCGCCCGGCCTCACGCCCGCGCAGCTGGCCCGCCTAGCCCAGGGTGAAGACCTGCCGGCCGACGAGCAGCAGCCCGGCCTGCGCCACGCCGACGTGTCAACGCCCGCCCCCGCCCCACGCCGCTACGCCTTTTTTTCCGACACGCTCTACACGCCCGCCCTGGCCGAGTTCATCCAGGGCGCCGATTTGCTTTACCACGAGGCTACCTTCCTGGAGGAGTTGCGCGAGCGGGCCGCCCAAACGCACCACAGCACCGCCCGCCAGGCGGCTTCCATGGCCGTCGCGGCCCACGCCAAGCATTTGCTCATCGGCCACTTCTCCAGCCGCTACAAAACCTTGGGGCCGCTACTGGAGGAGGCCCAGGCCGTGTATCCGGCGGCAGAACTGGCTTTAGAAGGCCTGACGGTGAATTTGTAG
- a CDS encoding carboxylesterase family protein, translating into MPTFTAPAGTIIGRADGPVLRATGIRYARAARFQPPEPEPPATEPIQATAPAPACPQLADPRVDQVMGDLFAALSFDEDCLRLSITLPADYRPGEGLPVIVWVHGGSYVSGAGDLAIYDPATWVAEQRVVFVAVTYRLGLFGFLGSGSTPPNLGLLDLLEALRWVQRNIAAFGGDPALVSLFGHSSGADAIAQLMLTKGAAGLFRRAIMHSAPLGLTRGRQRMLRAMSLAVGPLLPTASVAEVLARESAVVRAARWQGLKSGMPFGPQYDAAPLPPETEIDATWAAVAPHIDVLIGATAEETRFFAVIDPTFNWLQRLPVAGRHVVRLLTEVTSRRIYLGPAQAFAARQARAGGRTWRFVLTYQPPGSPFGAAHVVDLPLLLGNRASWAATPLLGEADWEEFDAAGRQVRQLWADFARTGALPARVDIPGVLKVEKA; encoded by the coding sequence ATGCCCACCTTCACCGCCCCCGCCGGCACCATCATCGGCCGGGCCGATGGGCCGGTGCTGCGCGCCACGGGCATTCGCTACGCCCGCGCCGCGCGCTTCCAGCCGCCGGAGCCCGAACCACCCGCCACGGAACCAATTCAAGCTACGGCGCCCGCACCCGCCTGCCCGCAGCTGGCCGACCCGCGCGTGGACCAGGTAATGGGCGACCTGTTTGCCGCCCTGAGCTTCGACGAAGACTGCCTGCGCCTGTCCATCACCCTGCCCGCCGACTACCGGCCGGGCGAAGGCCTGCCGGTCATCGTGTGGGTGCACGGCGGCTCCTACGTTTCGGGCGCGGGTGACTTGGCCATCTACGACCCCGCCACCTGGGTAGCCGAGCAGCGCGTCGTATTCGTGGCCGTCACGTACCGGCTGGGGCTGTTTGGGTTTCTGGGCAGCGGCAGCACGCCGCCCAATCTGGGCTTGCTCGATTTGCTGGAAGCCCTGCGCTGGGTGCAGCGCAACATCGCCGCTTTCGGTGGCGACCCGGCCCTGGTTTCCCTGTTCGGCCATTCTTCGGGAGCCGATGCCATTGCTCAGCTCATGCTGACGAAGGGGGCGGCCGGTTTGTTCCGACGCGCCATCATGCACAGCGCGCCACTGGGCCTCACCCGGGGCCGCCAGCGCATGCTGCGCGCCATGAGCCTGGCCGTGGGCCCGCTCCTTCCCACCGCCTCCGTGGCCGAGGTACTGGCCCGCGAAAGCGCCGTGGTGCGGGCCGCCCGCTGGCAGGGCCTGAAAAGCGGCATGCCCTTCGGCCCTCAGTACGACGCCGCCCCGCTCCCACCCGAAACCGAAATTGACGCCACCTGGGCCGCCGTGGCCCCGCACATCGACGTGCTCATCGGCGCAACGGCGGAGGAAACCCGCTTTTTTGCGGTCATCGACCCGACTTTCAATTGGCTGCAGCGCCTGCCGGTGGCGGGCCGCCACGTGGTGCGCCTGCTTACGGAAGTCACCTCGCGGCGCATCTACCTGGGCCCGGCGCAGGCGTTTGCGGCGCGCCAGGCCCGCGCGGGCGGCCGGACCTGGCGGTTTGTGCTCACCTATCAGCCGCCGGGCAGTCCGTTCGGGGCCGCGCACGTGGTCGACTTGCCGCTCTTGCTGGGCAACCGCGCCAGCTGGGCTGCCACGCCGCTGCTGGGCGAGGCCGACTGGGAAGAATTCGATGCCGCCGGCCGGCAGGTGCGGCAGTTATGGGCCGATTTTGCCCGCACCGGTGCGCTGCCCGCGCGGGTTGATATTCCGGGCGTGCTGAAGGTGGAGAAGGCGTAG
- a CDS encoding queuosine precursor transporter — protein MDTFTHKKQQLYLVLSGIFIVNALLAEIIGVKIFSLLPLLGRDDNLTAGVLIWPVVFVTTDIINEYFGKAGVLRVSYLTMALILFAFGVIYLTTKLPPAAFWLDVNKTDNLGRPFNIDFAYQSIFRQGLGIITGSIVAFAVGQVLDATIFAALRKATGGRYVWLRATGSTLVSQLVDSFVVLYVAFYVFGNWSFDQVISVANTNYWYKFAAAILLTPVLYLAHFLIDRYLGSEETAELQEEAVENASV, from the coding sequence ATGGACACCTTTACCCACAAAAAACAGCAGCTTTACCTGGTGCTCAGCGGCATTTTCATCGTGAATGCGCTCTTGGCTGAAATCATTGGGGTCAAGATATTCTCGCTGCTGCCGCTGCTGGGGCGCGACGATAACCTGACGGCGGGCGTGCTCATTTGGCCGGTGGTGTTTGTGACGACGGACATTATCAACGAGTACTTTGGCAAGGCCGGGGTGCTGCGCGTGAGCTACCTCACCATGGCCCTGATTCTGTTCGCCTTTGGCGTTATCTACCTCACCACCAAGTTGCCGCCGGCGGCTTTCTGGCTCGATGTGAACAAGACCGACAACCTGGGGCGGCCTTTCAACATCGATTTTGCCTACCAGAGCATTTTCCGGCAGGGCCTGGGCATCATCACGGGGTCCATCGTGGCGTTTGCGGTGGGGCAGGTGCTCGATGCCACCATTTTTGCGGCGTTGCGCAAGGCCACGGGCGGGCGCTACGTGTGGCTGCGGGCCACGGGCTCCACGCTGGTGTCGCAGCTGGTCGATTCGTTCGTAGTGCTCTACGTGGCCTTTTATGTGTTTGGCAACTGGAGCTTCGACCAGGTTATTTCGGTAGCCAATACCAACTACTGGTATAAGTTTGCGGCGGCTATTCTGCTCACGCCGGTGCTCTACCTGGCGCATTTCCTGATTGACCGGTATCTGGGTTCCGAAGAGACGGCCGAGCTTCAGGAAGAAGCGGTGGAAAACGCCAGCGTGTAA
- a CDS encoding glycosyltransferase, translated as MPTTATAPDALFPDSLLVEVAWEVCNQVGGIYTVIRSKVPATVPVWGDRYCLLGPYFPNMAQGEFEPYDDLAVHTAADPFGAAVRTMRAQGYDVQIGTWLITGRPRVVLINPFQAYGQLGQHKADLWQRHGIPSPDNDDLLHQVIAFGHLTTIFFQHVAAQVKPAQRLLGHFHEWMTGVAIPELRRLQVPAHLLFTTHATLLGRYLAMNDPAFYDHLMWVNWEKEAKHFNIEPAVRMERAAAHGSHVFTTVSELTVRECIYLLDRIPDAVLPNGLNIERFVALHEFQNLHQQYKAKIHEFVMAHFFQSYAFDLDKTLYFFTSGRYEYHNKGFDLTLEALARLNHRIQQSGLDGQVVMFFITKRPYTSINPQVLERRALLDEVHETCQAIERQVGERLFYAAAASSDHKLPDLSAMVDDYWKLRYRRTLQSWKTNTLPPVITHNLVNDQDDDILNFMRRASLLNHKHDRVKMVYHPDFVSPASPLLGMEYGQFVRGCHMGVFPSYYEPWGYTPLECVARGVPAITSDLSGFGDYVLQTIPEPEQKGIFVVHRQEKSFDESAEELCNMLWDFVQLNRRERIMQRNAVESSAELFDWKNLRVHYDRAYALALERQ; from the coding sequence ATGCCAACCACCGCCACCGCCCCCGACGCCCTCTTTCCCGATTCGCTGCTTGTGGAAGTGGCGTGGGAAGTCTGCAACCAGGTGGGCGGCATCTACACCGTTATTCGCTCGAAGGTGCCGGCCACCGTGCCCGTGTGGGGCGACCGGTACTGCCTGCTGGGCCCCTACTTCCCCAACATGGCCCAGGGCGAGTTTGAGCCCTACGACGACCTGGCCGTACACACCGCCGCCGACCCGTTTGGGGCGGCCGTGCGCACCATGCGCGCCCAGGGCTACGACGTGCAGATTGGCACCTGGCTGATAACCGGCCGCCCCCGCGTAGTGCTCATCAACCCTTTCCAGGCCTACGGCCAGCTGGGCCAGCACAAGGCCGACCTGTGGCAGCGCCACGGCATCCCTTCGCCCGATAACGACGACCTGCTGCACCAGGTCATTGCCTTTGGGCACCTCACCACCATCTTCTTCCAGCACGTGGCCGCGCAGGTGAAGCCCGCGCAGCGCCTGCTGGGCCACTTCCACGAGTGGATGACCGGCGTGGCCATTCCGGAGCTACGGCGCCTGCAGGTGCCGGCGCACCTGCTCTTCACCACCCACGCCACGCTGCTCGGCCGCTACTTGGCCATGAACGACCCCGCTTTCTACGACCACCTCATGTGGGTGAACTGGGAGAAAGAGGCCAAGCACTTCAACATCGAGCCAGCCGTGCGCATGGAGCGCGCCGCCGCTCACGGCAGCCACGTGTTCACCACCGTCAGCGAGCTGACGGTACGCGAGTGCATATACCTGCTCGACCGCATTCCCGACGCGGTGCTGCCCAACGGCCTCAACATCGAGCGCTTCGTGGCCCTGCACGAGTTCCAGAACCTGCACCAGCAGTACAAGGCCAAAATTCACGAATTCGTGATGGCGCACTTCTTCCAGTCGTACGCTTTCGACCTAGATAAGACCCTGTATTTCTTCACCTCGGGCCGCTACGAGTACCACAACAAGGGCTTTGACTTGACTTTGGAAGCCCTGGCCCGCCTCAACCATCGCATTCAGCAAAGCGGGCTCGATGGCCAGGTGGTGATGTTTTTCATCACCAAGCGCCCCTACACCAGCATCAACCCGCAGGTGCTGGAGCGCCGCGCCCTGCTCGACGAGGTGCACGAAACCTGCCAGGCCATTGAGCGGCAGGTGGGCGAGCGCCTGTTCTACGCCGCCGCCGCCAGCTCCGACCACAAGCTGCCCGACCTCAGCGCTATGGTGGACGACTACTGGAAGCTGCGCTACCGCCGCACGCTGCAAAGCTGGAAAACCAACACCCTGCCGCCCGTCATCACCCACAACCTGGTGAACGACCAGGACGACGACATCCTGAACTTCATGCGTCGGGCCAGCCTGCTCAACCACAAGCACGACCGGGTGAAAATGGTGTACCACCCCGATTTTGTGTCGCCGGCCTCGCCCCTGCTGGGCATGGAGTACGGGCAGTTTGTGCGCGGCTGCCACATGGGCGTGTTTCCAAGCTACTACGAGCCCTGGGGCTACACGCCGCTCGAATGCGTGGCCCGCGGCGTGCCCGCCATCACCTCCGACCTGTCGGGCTTTGGCGACTACGTGCTCCAAACCATCCCGGAGCCCGAGCAGAAAGGCATTTTCGTGGTGCACCGCCAGGAAAAATCCTTCGACGAGTCGGCCGAGGAGCTGTGCAACATGCTCTGGGACTTCGTGCAGCTCAACCGCCGCGAGCGCATCATGCAGCGCAACGCCGTGGAAAGCTCCGCCGAGCTCTTCGACTGGAAAAACCTGCGCGTGCACTACGACCGGGCCTACGCGCTGGCGTTGGAACGGCAGTAG
- a CDS encoding XAC2610-related protein gives MSKTHTFKITSQRFKRADSIRDSCMVTISVFDKQNQKLLQNISYPSTHFFSNVYRRCNAVRSYSTGTNKNTPATDNDYGDFIVADFNFDGKDDFAAKNDSGGNGGPTYNYYIQNRTGKFVIDHFLTQYVAHFPYKISKQQKTLATLVHANADQLKGAAYQFDSAKNEWRRILHWWQ, from the coding sequence TTGTCCAAGACCCACACTTTCAAAATCACCTCCCAAAGATTCAAGCGGGCAGATAGCATCAGGGATTCGTGCATGGTTACAATTTCGGTGTTTGACAAACAGAATCAAAAGCTGCTGCAAAACATCAGTTATCCATCTACCCATTTTTTCAGCAACGTTTATCGTCGCTGCAATGCGGTGCGGTCGTATTCAACTGGTACAAATAAGAATACGCCAGCAACCGATAACGATTATGGCGACTTCATCGTCGCTGATTTTAATTTCGATGGCAAGGACGATTTCGCTGCTAAAAACGACTCTGGCGGAAACGGTGGCCCAACTTACAACTACTACATCCAAAACCGGACCGGCAAATTTGTTATCGACCACTTTCTGACGCAGTACGTGGCCCATTTTCCATACAAGATTAGTAAGCAGCAGAAAACCCTTGCAACGCTTGTCCATGCCAATGCTGACCAGCTAAAGGGAGCCGCCTATCAGTTTGACAGCGCCAAAAATGAATGGCGCAGAATCCTACACTGGTGGCAATAG
- the trpS gene encoding tryptophan--tRNA ligase encodes MSRILTGIQSTGRPHLGNLLGAILPAIELSKNPANDSLYFIADLHSLTTVRDAAVLRANTYAVAAAWLACGFDTEKNLFYRQSDVPQVTELTWYLSCFTPYPMLANAHSFKDKSDRLSDVNAGLFTYPVLMAADILLYDAEFVPVGKDQIQHLEIARDIANAFNNRYGDTLVPPQARVDAELMTIPGTDGAKMSKSYGNIIDIFQPEKDLLKAIKSIISDSTPLEAPKNPDADITFKLYSLLASPAETETMRQHYLAGGYGYGHAKKELYELILRRFATEREQFNFYMNNLPELDAKLAVGARRAQEYGAGVLAKVRQKVGYGPA; translated from the coding sequence ATGTCCCGCATTCTCACCGGCATCCAAAGCACGGGCCGCCCCCACCTGGGCAACCTGCTGGGCGCCATCCTGCCCGCTATCGAGCTGTCGAAAAACCCGGCCAACGACTCGCTGTATTTCATTGCCGACCTACACTCGCTCACCACCGTGCGCGACGCGGCCGTGCTGCGCGCCAACACCTATGCTGTGGCCGCCGCGTGGCTGGCCTGCGGCTTCGACACCGAGAAAAACCTGTTTTACCGGCAGTCCGACGTGCCGCAGGTGACGGAGCTGACTTGGTACCTGAGCTGCTTCACGCCCTACCCCATGCTGGCCAACGCGCACAGCTTCAAGGACAAGAGCGACCGGCTGTCGGACGTGAACGCCGGCCTCTTCACCTACCCCGTGCTGATGGCGGCCGACATCCTGCTCTACGACGCCGAGTTTGTGCCCGTGGGCAAAGACCAGATTCAGCACCTCGAAATCGCGCGCGACATTGCCAACGCCTTCAACAACCGCTACGGCGACACGCTGGTGCCGCCGCAGGCCCGCGTCGATGCCGAACTGATGACCATTCCCGGCACCGACGGCGCTAAGATGAGCAAGAGCTACGGCAACATCATCGACATTTTCCAGCCCGAGAAAGACCTGCTCAAAGCCATCAAAAGCATTATTTCGGACAGCACCCCGCTCGAAGCGCCCAAGAATCCGGACGCCGATATCACGTTCAAGCTCTACTCGCTGCTGGCCTCGCCGGCTGAGACGGAAACGATGCGCCAGCACTACCTGGCCGGCGGCTACGGCTACGGCCACGCCAAAAAAGAACTCTACGAGTTGATTCTGCGCCGCTTTGCCACGGAGCGCGAGCAGTTCAACTTCTACATGAACAACCTGCCGGAGCTGGATGCCAAGCTGGCCGTTGGGGCCAGGCGGGCCCAGGAATACGGCGCCGGCGTGCTGGCCAAAGTGCGCCAGAAGGTGGGCTACGGCCCGGCGTAG
- a CDS encoding CaiB/BaiF CoA transferase family protein, protein MDSSLPFAHLRVLELASVLAGPQVGQFFAELGAEVLKIESPAGDVTRTWKTSAETSAAPAAADASVSAYFAASNWGKTSLVLDLTTAAGQAQLHLLAASADIVLASYKPGDAEKLRADYPTLSAENPRLIYGHLTGYGPENTRAGYDAVLQAEAGFMHLNAAGPGHPPQKMPVAMIDLLAAHQLKEGLLTALFHRERTGRGALVQVSLLDSALASLANQAATRLVTGHDPQPLGSGHPSIVPYGTVYRAAGGRQLVLAVGSDGQFRHLCAALDRAEWAANARFQTNAARVAHRAELEALLTQRIAEVNGDDLLAELERRAVPAGAVRSVGEALAQPSAQAMLLPGAGGVRAGLRTVAFRSPQWPERAELNTPPPLNSASYSLEKPLP, encoded by the coding sequence ATGGATTCTTCCCTTCCCTTTGCCCACCTCCGCGTGTTGGAGCTGGCTTCCGTGCTGGCTGGGCCGCAGGTGGGCCAATTCTTTGCCGAGCTGGGCGCCGAAGTTCTGAAAATTGAAAGCCCCGCCGGCGACGTCACCCGCACCTGGAAAACCAGCGCCGAAACCTCGGCTGCGCCAGCAGCTGCCGACGCCTCTGTTTCGGCCTATTTCGCCGCTTCCAATTGGGGCAAAACGTCATTGGTGCTCGACCTGACCACCGCCGCCGGCCAGGCCCAGTTGCACCTGCTGGCCGCCTCGGCCGACATTGTGCTGGCCAGCTACAAGCCCGGCGATGCCGAAAAGCTGCGCGCCGATTACCCAACCTTGTCGGCGGAGAACCCGCGCCTGATATACGGCCACCTTACCGGCTACGGCCCCGAAAACACCCGCGCCGGCTACGACGCCGTGCTGCAGGCCGAGGCTGGCTTCATGCACCTCAACGCCGCCGGCCCCGGCCACCCGCCCCAGAAAATGCCCGTGGCCATGATTGACCTGCTTGCCGCGCACCAGCTCAAGGAAGGATTGCTGACGGCCCTGTTTCATCGGGAGCGCACCGGGCGCGGCGCGCTGGTGCAGGTGAGCTTGCTCGACAGCGCCCTGGCCTCACTCGCAAACCAGGCCGCTACCCGCCTCGTCACGGGCCACGACCCGCAGCCGTTAGGCTCGGGCCACCCCAGCATTGTGCCCTACGGCACCGTGTACCGCGCCGCTGGCGGCCGCCAGCTGGTGCTGGCCGTGGGCTCCGATGGGCAGTTCCGCCACCTGTGCGCCGCGCTGGACCGGGCCGAATGGGCTGCCAACGCCCGCTTCCAAACCAACGCTGCCCGGGTGGCGCACCGGGCCGAGCTGGAGGCGCTACTCACCCAGCGCATTGCCGAGGTTAATGGCGACGACTTGCTGGCCGAGCTGGAGCGCCGGGCCGTGCCGGCCGGGGCCGTGCGCTCGGTAGGGGAGGCGCTGGCCCAGCCCTCGGCGCAGGCCATGCTGTTGCCGGGAGCCGGCGGGGTGCGGGCGGGCCTGCGCACGGTGGCATTTCGCAGCCCGCAGTGGCCGGAACGGGCGGAGTTGAACACGCCACCGCCTTTGAATTCGGCCAGCTACAGCCTGGAAAAACCATTGCCCTGA
- a CDS encoding DUF4198 domain-containing protein, with translation MNRRLYCCLLLVLLASAALAHEFWLEPPRFRLAPGATAHVHTFIGADFAGKPWTTKAIKVLRLVRYGPAPADSTSLTPQNAAETDTFRTDFYFQHPGTHVVLLRSTNSFLELPAEQFTAYLREEGLDYALKLRQENEQMALPGRETYRRCAKALVQVGEAGATAPATDSACRRVYGLPLELVPEQNPYRVALDKSLTVRVLRAGKPAFGAAVQVWQRQPGGLPTTHYTTRANQNGRILLRLSGPGPYLLAAVDMSPAPARLRDRADWQSTWASLTFAGPAAPLRPGTKH, from the coding sequence ATGAATCGTAGGCTTTACTGTTGCTTACTGCTGGTATTGCTGGCCAGCGCCGCCCTCGCCCACGAGTTCTGGCTCGAGCCGCCGCGCTTCCGCCTCGCGCCCGGCGCCACGGCCCACGTGCACACCTTCATCGGTGCCGACTTCGCGGGCAAACCCTGGACCACCAAGGCCATCAAGGTGCTGCGCCTGGTGCGCTACGGCCCTGCCCCGGCCGACAGCACCAGCCTCACCCCTCAGAACGCCGCCGAAACCGACACCTTCCGCACCGATTTTTATTTCCAGCACCCCGGCACCCACGTGGTGCTCCTGCGCTCCACCAACTCTTTCCTGGAACTACCCGCCGAGCAGTTCACCGCCTACCTGCGCGAAGAAGGCCTCGACTACGCCCTGAAGCTGCGCCAGGAAAACGAGCAAATGGCTCTGCCCGGCCGCGAAACCTACCGCCGTTGCGCGAAAGCCCTGGTGCAGGTGGGCGAAGCCGGCGCCACCGCGCCCGCCACCGACAGCGCCTGCCGCCGCGTGTACGGCCTGCCGCTGGAGCTGGTGCCCGAGCAAAACCCCTACCGCGTGGCCCTCGATAAATCCCTCACCGTGCGCGTGCTGCGTGCTGGCAAGCCGGCTTTTGGAGCGGCCGTGCAGGTGTGGCAGCGCCAGCCGGGCGGCCTGCCCACCACGCATTACACTACTCGCGCCAACCAAAACGGCCGGATTTTGTTACGTTTGTCCGGACCGGGCCCGTACCTGCTGGCGGCAGTGGATATGAGCCCGGCTCCGGCCCGGCTGCGCGACCGCGCCGACTGGCAATCAACCTGGGCCTCGCTCACGTTTGCCGGGCCGGCGGCTCCCCTGCGGCCGGGCACAAAACATTAA